In Agromyces sp. G08B096, a genomic segment contains:
- the xerD gene encoding site-specific tyrosine recombinase XerD, whose product MTDRVIDDYLRHLAVERGLARNTVASYTRDLGLYRDFLRERGIPGPAAVTERDLGDFTRFLVAERQPPLATASVARVLSAVRGLHRFLLEEGVVETDVAREVAPPKLPKRLPKAIPVASVEALLAATDGEAPDRLRDKALLELLYATGARVSEAVGLNVDDLVDDEVVRLFGKGGKQRIVPVGSYARAAIDAYLVRARPLLSSRGRATPALFLGVRGGRLSRQAAWEAIRQAAERAGIEASISPHTLRHSFATHLLEGGADVRVVQELLGHASVATTQIYTLVTADTLREMYTQAHPRAR is encoded by the coding sequence ATGACCGACCGAGTGATCGACGACTATCTGCGGCATCTCGCGGTCGAGCGCGGGCTCGCGCGGAACACAGTCGCGTCGTACACGCGCGACCTCGGGCTGTACCGCGACTTCCTGCGGGAGCGCGGCATCCCCGGGCCTGCCGCTGTGACCGAACGCGACCTCGGCGACTTCACCCGGTTCCTCGTCGCCGAACGCCAGCCGCCGCTTGCGACCGCGTCGGTGGCGCGCGTCCTGTCCGCCGTCAGAGGACTGCACCGCTTCCTGTTGGAGGAGGGCGTCGTGGAGACGGATGTCGCGCGCGAGGTCGCTCCGCCCAAACTGCCCAAGCGACTGCCGAAGGCGATCCCCGTCGCCTCAGTCGAGGCGCTGCTCGCCGCGACCGACGGCGAAGCACCCGACCGGCTGCGGGACAAGGCCCTGCTCGAACTGCTCTACGCGACCGGCGCGCGGGTGTCGGAGGCGGTCGGTCTGAACGTCGACGACCTCGTGGACGATGAGGTGGTCCGGCTCTTCGGCAAGGGCGGCAAGCAGCGGATCGTCCCCGTGGGCAGCTACGCGCGCGCGGCCATCGACGCGTACCTCGTACGGGCGCGCCCGCTGCTCTCGAGCCGGGGCCGGGCGACACCGGCGCTGTTCCTCGGGGTCCGCGGCGGGCGGCTGAGCCGCCAGGCGGCATGGGAGGCGATCAGGCAGGCGGCGGAGCGCGCCGGGATCGAGGCATCCATCTCACCGCACACGCTGCGCCACTCGTTCGCGACCCATCTGCTCGAGGGCGGCGCCGACGTGCGCGTCGTGCAGGAGCTGCTCGGCCACGCCTCGGTGGCGACCACGCAGATCTACACGCTCGTCACTGCCGATACACTCCGGGAGATGTACACGCAGGCGCACCCGCGTGCTCGCTAG
- the scpB gene encoding SMC-Scp complex subunit ScpB, which produces MTTNETDAPETQAPETGVPETDAAQPETPELSVATPLDVPGQPRLDLDRAIEAILFVSDEPVGVVALAAAVARPVAEVKAAIARLVRDYDGDGASGEPRTDEAADEPEARGIRRGFELREVGGGWRFYVRAEYDQLVADFVLTQTSTKLSQAALETLAVIAYKQPISRSQVASIRAVNVDSVVRTLLGRGLVTEVDTDPETGAILYGTTDLLLTNLGINSIDELPPISPLLDDGQEGFDRDRV; this is translated from the coding sequence ATGACGACGAATGAGACGGACGCGCCCGAGACGCAGGCGCCCGAGACGGGCGTCCCCGAGACGGATGCCGCGCAGCCCGAAACGCCCGAGCTCTCGGTCGCGACGCCGCTCGACGTGCCGGGCCAGCCCCGACTCGACCTCGACCGCGCGATCGAGGCGATCCTCTTCGTCTCCGACGAGCCGGTCGGCGTCGTCGCCCTCGCCGCGGCCGTGGCGCGCCCGGTGGCGGAGGTGAAGGCGGCGATCGCGCGGCTCGTCCGCGACTACGACGGCGACGGCGCCTCCGGCGAGCCGCGCACCGACGAGGCGGCCGACGAGCCCGAGGCACGAGGCATCCGTCGCGGATTCGAGCTGCGCGAGGTGGGCGGCGGCTGGCGTTTCTACGTGCGCGCCGAGTACGACCAGCTCGTGGCCGACTTCGTGCTGACGCAGACCTCGACGAAGCTCTCGCAGGCCGCCCTCGAGACCCTGGCGGTGATCGCCTACAAGCAGCCCATTTCGAGGTCGCAGGTCGCCTCCATCCGGGCGGTGAACGTCGACTCGGTGGTGCGCACGCTCCTCGGCCGCGGACTCGTCACCGAGGTCGACACCGATCCCGAGACCGGCGCGATCCTGTACGGCACGACGGACCTGCTCCTCACCAATCTCGGCATCAACTCCATCGACGAGCTGCCGCCGATCTCGCCGCTGCTCGACGACGGCCAGGAGGGATTCGATCGTGACCGGGTCTGA
- a CDS encoding prephenate dehydrogenase: MVESRLTGTVRVVGAGLLGTSVALGLRSRGIDVILADASPTHVAIAVDLGAGRAALPGDAPELIVVAVPPDVTARVVAEELAAFPEAIVTDVASVKAGILAELVSTGADVGRYIGSHPLAGRERGGPLAARADLFAGRPWVVAAHDEISYRRASAIDDLILDLGAVLVEMTPDEHDRGVALISHVPQVVASLMARRFIDAPHAALGLAGQGVRDVTRIAASDPDLWVQILGANAASVRDILIAYRDDLDRFIAALADPTAPGARRRVAEELAGGNTGVERLPGKHGTDKRFTTVIVMVDDRPGQLARLLAEIGEIGVNLEDLRLEHSPGRQVGLAEIQVLPEAADRLTNELAERGWRIAG, from the coding sequence GTGGTCGAGTCGCGTCTCACCGGTACGGTGCGCGTCGTCGGGGCCGGACTGCTCGGCACGAGCGTGGCCCTCGGCCTCCGCTCGCGCGGCATCGACGTCATCCTCGCCGACGCCTCGCCGACGCACGTCGCGATCGCGGTCGACCTCGGCGCCGGCCGGGCGGCGCTGCCGGGCGATGCGCCGGAGCTCATCGTCGTCGCGGTGCCGCCCGACGTCACCGCCCGCGTCGTCGCGGAGGAGCTCGCCGCCTTCCCGGAGGCGATCGTCACCGACGTCGCGAGCGTCAAGGCCGGCATCCTCGCCGAGCTCGTCTCGACGGGCGCCGACGTGGGCCGGTACATCGGCTCCCACCCGCTCGCCGGCCGGGAACGCGGGGGACCCCTCGCCGCGCGTGCCGACCTGTTCGCCGGCCGGCCGTGGGTGGTCGCCGCCCACGACGAGATCAGCTACCGCCGGGCGAGCGCGATCGACGATCTGATCCTCGACCTCGGCGCCGTGCTCGTCGAGATGACCCCCGACGAGCACGACCGGGGCGTCGCGCTCATCTCCCACGTCCCGCAGGTGGTCGCCAGCCTCATGGCGCGCCGCTTCATCGACGCGCCGCACGCCGCCCTCGGCCTCGCCGGGCAGGGCGTGCGCGACGTCACCCGCATCGCCGCGAGCGACCCCGACCTCTGGGTGCAGATCCTCGGGGCGAACGCGGCGTCCGTGCGCGACATCCTCATCGCGTACCGCGACGACCTCGACCGTTTCATCGCCGCCCTCGCCGACCCCACGGCGCCAGGCGCCCGCCGCCGGGTGGCGGAGGAGCTCGCCGGCGGCAACACCGGCGTCGAACGGCTGCCGGGCAAGCACGGCACCGACAAGCGCTTCACGACGGTCATCGTCATGGTCGACGACCGGCCGGGGCAGCTCGCACGCCTCCTCGCCGAGATCGGCGAGATCGGCGTGAACCTGGAGGACCTCCGGCTCGAGCACTCGCCGGGCCGGCAGGTCGGCCTCGCCGAGATCCAGGTGCTGCCCGAGGCGGCCGACCGACTCACGAACGAGCTGGCCGAACGCGGCTGGCGGATCGCAGGATGA
- a CDS encoding ScpA family protein: MGEAPDGASEPGFRVALSNFEGPFDLLLSLIAKHELDITEVSLSKVTDEFISYLRGLDSEEELDQASEFLVVAATLLDLKVAGLLPQGELVDAEDVALLEARDLLFARLLQYRAFKEASRWFAGHLEAEALRHPRTVRLEERFRQRAPELRWTLTADDFAALATLAFTPKELPVVGLDHLHAPLVSIREQAAQVVAVLRRGDPVTFRQLIAGVEQQGVVVARFLAVLELYRHAAIGFEQLEPLGELTLRWAAEHWTDDRLDSLGADYDDE, from the coding sequence GTGGGGGAGGCCCCGGACGGGGCATCCGAGCCGGGGTTCCGCGTCGCGCTGTCGAACTTCGAGGGCCCGTTCGACCTGCTGCTCTCGCTCATCGCGAAGCACGAGCTCGACATCACCGAGGTGTCGCTGTCGAAGGTCACCGACGAGTTCATCTCCTACCTGCGCGGCCTCGACTCCGAGGAGGAACTCGACCAGGCGTCGGAGTTCCTCGTCGTCGCGGCCACCCTCCTCGACCTGAAGGTCGCCGGCCTGCTGCCGCAGGGCGAGCTCGTCGACGCCGAGGACGTCGCCCTGCTCGAGGCACGCGACCTGCTCTTCGCCCGGCTGCTGCAGTACCGGGCGTTCAAGGAGGCCTCGCGCTGGTTCGCCGGCCACCTCGAGGCGGAGGCGCTGCGGCACCCGCGGACGGTTCGGCTCGAGGAGCGGTTCCGGCAGCGGGCGCCCGAGCTGCGCTGGACGCTCACCGCCGACGACTTCGCCGCCCTCGCCACGCTCGCGTTCACACCGAAGGAGCTCCCGGTCGTCGGCCTCGACCACCTCCACGCGCCGCTCGTCTCGATCCGCGAGCAGGCGGCGCAGGTCGTGGCCGTGCTCCGGCGCGGCGATCCTGTGACCTTCCGCCAGCTCATCGCGGGTGTCGAGCAGCAGGGCGTGGTCGTCGCCCGATTCCTCGCCGTGCTCGAGCTGTACCGCCACGCCGCGATCGGATTCGAGCAGCTCGAACCGCTCGGCGAGCTCACCCTGCGATGGGCGGCCGAGCACTGGACCGATGATCGACTCGACAGCCTGGGAGCCGACTATGACGACGAATGA
- a CDS encoding ParA family protein, with translation MTDHTQGSTSVTASPDQELGPTGRPFREFPDPAPLASHGPARIIALCNQKGGVGKTTTTINLGAALAEAGRRVLAIDFDPQGALSAGLGVDTHETLTIYDLLLSRQHDPADAIQHTSVDGLDVIPANIDLSAAEVHLVTEVAREQILASVLRRVAPDYDVILIDCQPSLGLLTVNALTASHGVIIPLECEYFALRGVALLIETIDKVRDRLNPAITLDGILATMYDARTLHSREVLERVVEAFGDEVLETVITRTVKFPDATVAATPITEFAPEHQASKAYRQLARELVFRGAVA, from the coding sequence GTGACCGACCACACCCAGGGCTCCACGAGCGTCACGGCGTCGCCTGACCAGGAGCTCGGTCCCACCGGTCGGCCGTTCCGCGAGTTCCCCGACCCGGCGCCGCTCGCCTCGCACGGGCCCGCCCGTATCATCGCGCTCTGCAACCAGAAGGGCGGCGTCGGCAAGACGACGACGACCATCAACCTGGGCGCGGCCCTCGCCGAGGCCGGCCGCCGCGTCCTCGCGATCGACTTCGACCCGCAGGGTGCGCTCTCGGCCGGACTCGGCGTCGACACTCACGAGACGCTTACGATCTACGATCTCCTCCTGTCGCGCCAGCACGACCCCGCCGACGCGATCCAGCACACGAGCGTCGACGGCCTCGACGTCATCCCCGCGAACATCGATCTCTCGGCCGCCGAGGTGCACCTGGTGACCGAGGTCGCCCGCGAGCAGATCCTCGCCAGCGTGCTGCGCCGCGTCGCGCCCGACTACGACGTCATCCTCATCGACTGCCAGCCCTCGCTCGGCCTGCTCACCGTCAACGCGCTGACGGCGAGCCACGGCGTGATCATCCCGCTCGAGTGCGAGTACTTCGCCCTCCGCGGGGTCGCGCTGCTCATCGAGACGATCGACAAGGTGCGCGACCGCCTGAACCCCGCGATCACCCTCGACGGCATCCTCGCGACCATGTACGACGCGCGCACGCTGCACTCGCGCGAGGTGCTCGAGCGCGTCGTCGAGGCGTTCGGCGACGAGGTGCTCGAGACCGTCATCACCCGCACCGTCAAGTTCCCCGACGCCACCGTCGCGGCCACCCCCATCACCGAGTTCGCCCCCGAGCACCAAGCGTCGAAGGCGTACCGGCAGCTCGCCAGGGAGCTGGTCTTCCGTGGCGCGGTCGCCTGA
- the cmk gene encoding (d)CMP kinase, whose product MNEMDVVFPFVVAVDGPAGSGKSSVSKAVARELGWGFLDTGAAYRALAWHAEASGVDPDDEASVVASLDSFDYRIGTDPDGYRVHVGQTDVTDAIREPGISAIVSRVARVPAVRQRLIELFRGIIAAELRGGIVVEGRDITTVVAPDAPVRILLTASEEVRMSRRAAELVGVDASVTGEQLRARDRADSKVVDFMTAADGVTTVDSTELDFDATVAAVIRVIRDSQPVAG is encoded by the coding sequence ATGAACGAGATGGACGTGGTGTTCCCCTTCGTCGTGGCCGTGGACGGCCCGGCCGGCAGCGGCAAGTCGAGCGTGTCGAAAGCCGTCGCGCGCGAGCTCGGCTGGGGCTTCCTCGACACCGGTGCGGCCTACCGGGCGCTCGCCTGGCACGCGGAAGCGTCCGGCGTCGACCCCGACGACGAGGCATCCGTCGTCGCGAGCCTCGACAGCTTCGACTACCGCATCGGCACCGACCCCGACGGGTACCGCGTGCACGTCGGCCAGACCGACGTCACCGACGCGATCCGCGAGCCGGGGATCTCGGCCATCGTCAGCCGGGTCGCGCGCGTCCCCGCGGTGCGACAGCGGCTGATCGAGCTGTTCCGCGGCATCATCGCCGCGGAGCTCCGCGGCGGCATCGTCGTCGAGGGCCGCGACATCACCACGGTGGTCGCCCCCGACGCGCCCGTGCGGATCCTGCTCACCGCGAGTGAAGAGGTGCGGATGTCGCGCCGTGCGGCCGAGCTCGTCGGCGTCGACGCGTCCGTCACGGGCGAGCAGCTGCGGGCCCGCGACCGGGCCGACTCGAAGGTCGTCGACTTCATGACCGCCGCCGACGGGGTCACCACGGTCGACTCCACCGAGCTCGACTTCGACGCCACGGTGGCCGCCGTCATCCGCGTCATCCGAGACTCCCAGCCGGTCGCTGGTTGA
- a CDS encoding NUDIX hydrolase, with product MIADLVDEPFEPRIVSSERVFEGRVWDIRRDVVEYGEGRITRDYVDHSGAVGVLALDADDRVFLIRQYRHPIGFRDWEIPAGLLDVEGEDPLDAAKRELAEEADLVADEWALLTDVFTSPGGSDESIRIYLARGLRAAPEAFAREDEEADMLMRWVPLDEAVDAVLARQVANAPLQVAVLAAHAARARGWATLGPADAPWPGRPRVRGRVG from the coding sequence ATGATCGCCGACCTCGTCGACGAGCCGTTCGAGCCGCGCATCGTCTCGAGCGAGCGCGTCTTCGAGGGCCGGGTATGGGACATCCGCCGCGACGTCGTCGAGTACGGCGAGGGGCGCATCACCCGCGACTACGTCGACCACTCGGGCGCGGTGGGCGTCCTCGCCCTCGACGCGGACGACCGGGTCTTCCTCATCCGGCAGTACCGGCATCCGATCGGGTTCCGTGACTGGGAGATCCCGGCCGGACTGCTCGACGTGGAGGGCGAGGATCCGCTCGATGCGGCCAAGCGCGAGCTCGCGGAGGAGGCCGACCTCGTCGCCGACGAGTGGGCGCTGCTCACCGACGTGTTCACCTCGCCGGGCGGCAGCGACGAGTCGATCCGGATCTACCTCGCGCGGGGCCTGCGTGCCGCGCCCGAGGCGTTCGCCCGCGAGGACGAGGAGGCGGACATGCTGATGCGATGGGTGCCGCTCGACGAGGCGGTCGACGCGGTGCTCGCGCGGCAGGTCGCGAACGCGCCGCTGCAGGTGGCCGTGCTCGCCGCCCACGCCGCGCGCGCACGCGGGTGGGCGACGCTCGGCCCGGCCGATGCGCCCTGGCCTGGTCGGCCGCGGGTCCGCGGGCGGGTCGGCTGA
- the der gene encoding ribosome biogenesis GTPase Der, translated as MTDRDDEFDAHEDDLAERLAGVDEELAEQRAAALRSGLDEYDLDEEDLDLLELSEEGEEGIRYLPALPVIAIVGRPNVGKSALVNRILGRREAVVEDTPGVTRDRVSYKGEWLDRRFTLVDTGGWEPDAKGIDASVAAQAEVAIDLSDVVLFVVDATVGATSTDEHVVRLLRKTKKPVFVVANKVDDARQEPEAAALWNLGLGEPYPVSALHGRGVADLLDEVFKVLPEISAVAKQEVGGPRRVAILGRPNVGKSSLLNKAAGEERVVVNELAGTTRDPVDEQIELGGKIWRFVDTAGIRRRVHLQQGADFYATLRTQAALEKAEVAVVIIDVTQPISEQDVRIIDLVLESGRALVIAYNKWDLLDDDRRRYLEREIEQDLHHVAWAPRVNISARTGRHLEKLVPALETALASWDTRIPTGKFNAFLTELTQEHPHPVRGGKQPRILFGTQAATRPPTFVLFTTGFLDPGYRRFIQRRLREIYGFEGSPIVLNMRVRERRQRK; from the coding sequence ATGACCGACCGCGACGACGAGTTCGACGCCCACGAGGACGACCTCGCCGAGCGACTTGCCGGCGTCGACGAGGAGCTCGCCGAGCAGCGCGCCGCCGCGCTCCGCAGCGGCCTCGACGAGTACGACCTCGATGAGGAGGACCTCGACCTGCTCGAGCTCTCCGAAGAGGGCGAGGAGGGCATCCGGTACCTGCCGGCGCTGCCGGTGATCGCGATCGTGGGCCGTCCGAACGTCGGCAAGTCCGCGCTCGTGAACCGCATCCTCGGTCGCCGTGAAGCGGTCGTCGAGGACACTCCGGGCGTCACCCGCGACCGGGTCTCGTACAAGGGGGAGTGGCTCGACCGCCGGTTCACCCTCGTCGACACCGGCGGCTGGGAGCCCGACGCGAAGGGCATCGACGCGTCCGTCGCCGCGCAGGCGGAGGTCGCGATCGACCTGTCCGACGTGGTGCTGTTCGTCGTCGACGCGACCGTCGGCGCGACCTCGACCGACGAGCACGTCGTGCGGCTGCTCCGCAAGACGAAGAAGCCCGTATTCGTCGTGGCCAACAAGGTCGACGACGCACGCCAGGAGCCCGAGGCGGCCGCTCTGTGGAACCTCGGCCTCGGCGAGCCGTACCCCGTCTCCGCGCTGCACGGCCGCGGCGTCGCCGACCTCCTCGACGAGGTCTTCAAGGTGCTGCCCGAGATCTCGGCCGTCGCCAAGCAGGAGGTCGGCGGGCCCCGCCGCGTCGCCATCCTCGGCCGCCCGAACGTCGGCAAGTCGAGCCTGCTCAACAAGGCCGCCGGCGAGGAGCGCGTCGTCGTCAACGAGCTCGCCGGCACCACACGCGACCCCGTCGACGAGCAGATCGAGCTCGGCGGGAAGATCTGGCGGTTCGTCGACACCGCCGGCATCCGACGCCGCGTGCACCTGCAGCAGGGCGCCGACTTCTACGCGACGCTGCGCACCCAGGCCGCTCTCGAGAAGGCCGAGGTCGCCGTCGTCATCATCGACGTGACCCAGCCGATCTCCGAGCAGGACGTGCGGATCATCGACCTCGTGCTCGAATCGGGTCGTGCGCTGGTCATCGCCTACAACAAGTGGGACCTCCTCGACGACGACCGCCGTCGCTACCTCGAGCGGGAGATCGAGCAGGACCTGCACCACGTCGCGTGGGCGCCGCGAGTGAACATCTCCGCCCGCACCGGGCGGCACCTCGAGAAACTCGTGCCCGCCCTCGAGACGGCGCTCGCCTCGTGGGACACGCGCATTCCGACGGGCAAATTCAACGCGTTCCTCACCGAGCTCACCCAGGAGCACCCGCACCCTGTGCGCGGCGGCAAGCAGCCTCGCATCCTGTTCGGCACGCAGGCGGCCACCCGGCCGCCGACCTTCGTGCTGTTCACGACCGGGTTCCTCGACCCCGGGTACCGCCGGTTCATCCAGCGGCGACTGCGCGAGATCTACGGCTTCGAGGGCAGCCCCATCGTGCTGAACATGCGCGTGCGCGAGCGGCGCCAGCGGAAGTGA
- a CDS encoding pseudouridine synthase encodes MTGSEEKPTGGERLQKVLAAAGVASRRVVEQYIVEGRIEVNGRIVTELGSRVDPETDRVSVDGVAVQLDTAKRYYMLNKPTGVVSTMRDEQGRPDLRRFTSSLEERVYNVGRLDAETSGLLLLTNDGELAHVLAHPSFGVEKTYIAKVQGRMTPQTLQRLKQGIELEDGPIAIDRGRLLQAKGDASHSLVEVTLHSGRNRIVRRMLDAVGHPVVELVRRQFGPLHLGTLRSGELRELTKIERGQLLTISRAAEAGRKEGR; translated from the coding sequence GTGACCGGGTCTGAGGAGAAGCCGACGGGCGGTGAACGCCTGCAGAAGGTGCTCGCGGCGGCCGGCGTGGCGTCGCGCCGCGTCGTGGAGCAGTACATCGTCGAGGGCCGCATCGAGGTGAACGGGCGGATCGTGACCGAGCTCGGCTCCCGCGTCGACCCCGAGACCGACCGGGTGTCGGTCGACGGCGTCGCGGTGCAGCTCGACACCGCGAAGCGGTACTACATGCTGAACAAGCCCACCGGCGTGGTGTCCACGATGCGCGACGAGCAGGGCCGTCCCGACCTCCGGCGGTTCACCTCGAGCCTCGAGGAGCGCGTGTACAACGTCGGCCGCCTCGACGCGGAGACGAGCGGGCTGCTGCTGCTCACCAACGACGGCGAGCTCGCCCACGTGCTCGCACATCCGTCGTTCGGCGTCGAGAAGACCTACATCGCCAAGGTGCAGGGCCGGATGACCCCGCAGACGCTGCAACGGCTCAAGCAGGGCATCGAGCTCGAGGACGGGCCCATCGCGATCGATCGCGGGCGCCTGCTCCAGGCGAAGGGGGATGCCTCGCACAGCCTCGTCGAGGTGACCCTCCACTCGGGCCGGAACCGCATCGTGCGGCGCATGCTCGACGCGGTGGGGCATCCCGTGGTCGAGCTCGTCCGGCGCCAGTTCGGGCCGCTGCACCTCGGAACCCTCCGATCGGGTGAGCTCCGCGAGCTGACTAAGATCGAACGCGGCCAGCTGCTCACGATCTCCCGTGCCGCCGAAGCCGGCCGGAAGGAGGGGCGCTGA